A window of the Brassica napus cultivar Da-Ae chromosome A2, Da-Ae, whole genome shotgun sequence genome harbors these coding sequences:
- the LOC106392316 gene encoding putative caffeoyl-CoA O-methyltransferase At1g67980: protein MADEIPSKGILKSEALKQYILETSAYPREHELLRELRKATVQKYGNLSEMEVPVDEGLFLSMLLKITNAKNTLELGVFTGYSLLTTALALPKDGRITAIDIDKEAYEVGLEFIKKAGVDHKINFIHSDGITALDQLVNDNQEFDFAFADADKSNYPNFHERLLKLVKVGGIIAFDNTLWFGFVAEDEEGVPDHMREYREALIEFNKKLALDTRVEVSQISIGDGVTLCRRLI, encoded by the exons ATGGCGGATGAAATACCTTCCAAAGGGATCCTCAAGAGCGAAGCTCTGAAAcag TACATCTTAGAAACGTCAGCATATCCAAGAGAGCATGAGCTGCTCAGGGAACTTCGTAAAGCTACAGTGCAGAAATATGGCAATTT AAGCGAGATGGAAGTTCCGGTTGATGAGGGCCTTTTTCTCTCGATGCTTTTAAAGATTACGAACGCTAAGAACACTCTCGAGCTCGGTGTTTTCACCGGCTACTCTCTTCTCACCACAGCCCTTGCTTTGCCAAAGGATGGCCGC ATTACTGCAATAGATATTGACAAAGAAGCCTACGAAGTGGGACTAGAGTTTATCAAGAAGGCAGGTGTTGATCACAAGATCAATTTCATTCATTCCGATGGTATTACGGCCCTAGACCAATTGGTGAATGAT aatcagGAGTTCGATTTCGCATTTGCGGATGCTGACAAGTCAAACTACCCCAACTTCCATGAGAGGCTTCTGAAATTGGTGAAGGTTGGAGGAATCATTGCGTTTGACAACACCTTGTGGTTTGGTTTTGTGGCTGAGGACGAAGAGGGAGTTCCTGATCATATGAGGGAATATAGAGAGGCTCTTATAGAGTTCAATAAGAAATTGGCTTTGGATACTCGTGTCGAAGTCTCTCAGATTTCCATTGGGGATGGTGTCACGCTCTGCAGACGCCTTATATGA
- the LOC106392328 gene encoding putative caffeoyl-CoA O-methyltransferase At1g67980 isoform X2, whose protein sequence is MSDEIPPKGILKSEALRQYIMETSAYPREHALLKELRKVTEEKFGNLIEMVIPVDEGIFLSMLLKIINAKNTLELGVFTGYSLLTTALALPEDGRITAIDIDKEAYEVGLEFMKKAGVDHKINFIYCDGMEVLDKLVNDNQEFDFIFADADKPNYINFLERFLKLVKVGGIIAFDNTLWFSFVVEEEESVPEFMRESRAALIEFNKKLALDPRVEISQISVGDGVTLCRRLV, encoded by the exons ATGTCGGATGAAATACCTCCGAAAGGGATCCTCAAGAGCGAAGCtctgagacaa TACATCATGGAGACGTCAGCGTATCCAAGAGAGCATGCGCTGCTCAAGGAGCTTAGGAAAGTAACAGAAGAGAAATTTGGGAACTT AATCGAAATGGTGATTCCAGTGGATGAGGGCATTTTTCTATCGATGCTTTTAAAGATCATAAACGCTAAGAACACTCTTGAGCTCGGTGTTTTCACTGGTTACTCTCTTCTCACCACGGCCCTTGCTTTGCCTGAAGATGGTCGC ATTACTGCAATTGATATTGACAAGGAAGCCTATGAAGTGGGATTAGAGTTTATGAAGAAAGCAGGTGTTGATCACAAGATCAATTTCATCTATTGCGATGGTATGGAGGTCTTAGACAAATTGGTTAACGAC AATCAGGAGTTTGATTTCATATTTGCTGATGCTGACAAGCCAAACTACATCAACTTCCTTGAGAGATTTCTGAAATTGGTGAAGGTTGGAGGAATCATTGCATTCGACAACACCTTGTGGTTTAGTTTTGTggttgaggaagaagagagcGTTCCTGAGTTTATGAGGGAATCAAGAGCGGCTCTAATAGAATTTAATAAGAAATTGGCTTTGGATCCTCGAGTGGAAATCTCTCAGATCTCCGTTGGAGATGGTGTCACTCTATGCAGACGCCTTGTGTGA
- the LOC106392328 gene encoding putative caffeoyl-CoA O-methyltransferase At1g67980 isoform X1 yields MSDEIPPKGILKSEALRQYIMETSAYPREHALLKELRKVTEEKFGNLIEMVIPVDEGIFLSMLLKIINAKNTLELGVFTGYSLLTTALALPEDGRITAIDIDKEAYEVGLEFMKKAGVDHKINFIYCDGMEVLDKLVNDKNQEFDFIFADADKPNYINFLERFLKLVKVGGIIAFDNTLWFSFVVEEEESVPEFMRESRAALIEFNKKLALDPRVEISQISVGDGVTLCRRLV; encoded by the exons ATGTCGGATGAAATACCTCCGAAAGGGATCCTCAAGAGCGAAGCtctgagacaa TACATCATGGAGACGTCAGCGTATCCAAGAGAGCATGCGCTGCTCAAGGAGCTTAGGAAAGTAACAGAAGAGAAATTTGGGAACTT AATCGAAATGGTGATTCCAGTGGATGAGGGCATTTTTCTATCGATGCTTTTAAAGATCATAAACGCTAAGAACACTCTTGAGCTCGGTGTTTTCACTGGTTACTCTCTTCTCACCACGGCCCTTGCTTTGCCTGAAGATGGTCGC ATTACTGCAATTGATATTGACAAGGAAGCCTATGAAGTGGGATTAGAGTTTATGAAGAAAGCAGGTGTTGATCACAAGATCAATTTCATCTATTGCGATGGTATGGAGGTCTTAGACAAATTGGTTAACGAC AAGAATCAGGAGTTTGATTTCATATTTGCTGATGCTGACAAGCCAAACTACATCAACTTCCTTGAGAGATTTCTGAAATTGGTGAAGGTTGGAGGAATCATTGCATTCGACAACACCTTGTGGTTTAGTTTTGTggttgaggaagaagagagcGTTCCTGAGTTTATGAGGGAATCAAGAGCGGCTCTAATAGAATTTAATAAGAAATTGGCTTTGGATCCTCGAGTGGAAATCTCTCAGATCTCCGTTGGAGATGGTGTCACTCTATGCAGACGCCTTGTGTGA
- the LOC106392341 gene encoding CDP-diacylglycerol--inositol 3-phosphatidyltransferase 1 (The RefSeq protein has 2 substitutions, 1 non-frameshifting indel compared to this genomic sequence): MAKKERPRPEKLSVYLYIPNIVGYMRVLLNCVAFAVCFSNKTLFSLLYFFSFCCDAVDGWCARRFNQVSTFGAVLDMVTDRVSTACLLVVLSQVYRPSLVFLSLLALDIASHWLQMYSTFLAGKSSHKDVKDSTSWLFRLYYGNRIFMCYCCVSCEVLYIILLLIAKNQTENLLNVVVSTLTQISPLSLLLALTIFGWSMKQTVNIIQMKTAADVCVLYDIEKQQKP, encoded by the exons ATGACGAAGAAGGAGAGACCTAGACCACAGAAGTTGTCTGTTTACCTTTATATACCTAACATTGTTG GGTACATGAGAGTTCTCTTGAACTGTGTTGCCTTTGCTGTCTGTTTCTCTAACAAAACACTCTTCTCCCTCCTCTATTTCTTCAG CTTTTGTTGTGATGCTGTTGATGGCTGGTGCGCTCGTAGATTCAACCAAG TTTCAACGTTTGGAGCTGTTCTCGACATGGTCACAGATAG AGTTAGCACGGCCTGTCTACTCGTGGTTCTCTCTCAAGTCTACAG GCCTAGCTTGGTCTTCCTTTCATTACTGGCTTTAGATATTGCTAGTCACTGGCTGCAGATGTACAG TACGTTTCTAGCAGGGAAGAGCAGCCATAAGGATGTGAAAGACAGCACAAGCTGGCTTTTCAGACTCTACTATGGAAACCGGATCTTTATGTGTTACTGCTGTGTGTCTTGCGAG GTTCTGTATATCATCCTTCTTCTCATTGCAAAGAACCAAACCGAGAACCTCCTGAAT GTCGTAGTTTCCACTTTGACTCAGATTTCACCACTTTCTCTTCTTTTGGCTTTGACAATATTCGGTTGGTCCATGAAACAAACAGTCAATATCATTCAG ATGAAAACAGCTGCAGATGTCTGTGTACTGTATGATATAGAGAAGCAGCAGAAGAAACCTTGA
- the LOC106392341 gene encoding CDP-diacylglycerol--inositol 3-phosphatidyltransferase 1 isoform X1, with product MTKKERPRPQKLSVYLYIPNIVGYMRVLLNCVAFAVCFSNKTLFSLLYFFSFCCDAVDGWCARRFNQVSTFGAVLDMVTDRVSTACLLVVLSQVYRPSLVFLSLLALDIASHWLQMYSTFLAGKSSHKDVKDSTSWLFRLYYGNRIFMCYCCVSCEVLYIILLLIAKNQTENLLNVVVSTLTQISPLSLLLALTIFGWSMKQTVNIIQMKTAADVCVLYDIEKQQKKP from the exons ATGACGAAGAAGGAGAGACCTAGACCACAGAAGTTGTCTGTTTACCTTTATATACCTAACATTGTTG GGTACATGAGAGTTCTCTTGAACTGTGTTGCCTTTGCTGTCTGTTTCTCTAACAAAACACTCTTCTCCCTCCTCTATTTCTTCAG CTTTTGTTGTGATGCTGTTGATGGCTGGTGCGCTCGTAGATTCAACCAAG TTTCAACGTTTGGAGCTGTTCTCGACATGGTCACAGATAG AGTTAGCACGGCCTGTCTACTCGTGGTTCTCTCTCAAGTCTACAG GCCTAGCTTGGTCTTCCTTTCATTACTGGCTTTAGATATTGCTAGTCACTGGCTGCAGATGTACAG TACGTTTCTAGCAGGGAAGAGCAGCCATAAGGATGTGAAAGACAGCACAAGCTGGCTTTTCAGACTCTACTATGGAAACCGGATCTTTATGTGTTACTGCTGTGTGTCTTGCGAG GTTCTGTATATCATCCTTCTTCTCATTGCAAAGAACCAAACCGAGAACCTCCTGAAT GTCGTAGTTTCCACTTTGACTCAGATTTCACCACTTTCTCTTCTTTTGGCTTTGACAATATTCGGTTGGTCCATGAAACAAACAGTCAATATCATTCAG ATGAAAACAGCTGCAGATGTCTGTGTACTGTATGATATAGAGAAGCAGCAGAAGAAACCTTGA
- the LOC106409589 gene encoding F-box/kelch-repeat protein At4g39560-like, giving the protein MSISSKVLRDQRHRQNKAKQNTMWWNCTNKWKKSSSPSCALSLLPDDILLNCFATVSRSDHASLSLVNKWLRSLLLSPELYEERSLMGRTENCIFLCLSIPSDPFVRWFAFYPKALNNRLVPIRPHLYHPQEASSVVAYGCGIYIIGGRIGGRPSSRVLFLDCRFHTWSNLPCMGVPRAYAATGVVDGKIYVFGGCQEPYSDKWGEVFDPTTQTWDVLPKRPKEPYSSVIHESVVREEKTVLALNEKGNGLLYVPSEGIWKKGKSDAYSPRRGWHVIENVMYCCVTGGRILWCQASESELHEPNAIKWREVMGLKDLKDTLCASKLVNYGWGLPEEKLEDLLPGHKLSNSGPNMLLFWDVLAPGKLEIWCAEISLQRRKEKGEIWGKVEWSEVVTSIDPPHPLPEHQHHCKILHALTLNL; this is encoded by the coding sequence ATGTCGATTTCCAGCAAAGTGCTACGGGATCAAAGACATAGACAaaacaaagcaaaacaaaacacGATGTGGTGGAATTGTACGAATAAGTGGAAAAAGTCTTCTTCTCCGTCTTGTGCGTTATCGTTATTACCAGACGACATCCTTCTGAATTGCTTCGCCACTGTCTCAAGATCTGACCACGCGTCCTTATCTCTCGTCAACAAGTGGCTACGTTCTCTACTGCTTTCCCCTGAGCTCTACGAAGAACGATCACTAATGGGACGTACCGAAAACTGCATCTTCCTATGTTTAAGCATCCCTTCAGACCCGTTCGTACGCTGGTTCGCCTTCTACCCAAAAGCTCTAAATAATCGGTTGGTTCCAATCCGGCCACACTTGTACCACCCTCAGGAAGCATCCTCCGTGGTGGCCTATGGTTGCGGGATCTATATAATTGGTGGGAGGATTGGCGGGAGGCCATCGTCAAGGGTCTTATTCCTTGATTGTCGGTTTCATACGTGGAGCAATCTCCCATGCATGGGTGTACCCCGAGCTTATGCTGCCACGGGAGTGGTGGATGGGAAGATATACGTTTTTGGAGGGTGCCAGGAACCGTATTCGGACAAATGGGGAGAGGTTTTCGATCCAACGACGCAGACTTGGGATGTACTGCCAAAGCGGCCGAAGGAACCTTACTCTTCCGTTATTCACGAAAGCGTTGTGAGGGAGGAGAAGACTGTTTTGGCTTTGAATGAGAAAGGTAATGGTTTGCTCTACGTTCCGAGTGAAGGCATATGGAAAAAAGGGAAGTCTGATGCGTACAGTCCTAGAAGGGGTTGGCATGTGATAGAGAATGTCATGTACTGTTGTGTAACTGGTGGGAGGATACTGTGGTGTCAGGCAAGCGAATCGGAGTTGCACGAGCCGAATGCGATAAAGTGGAGAGAGGTGATGGGATTGAAGGATTTAAAGGACACTCTATGTGCCTCCAAACTGGTCAACTATGGTTGGGGATTGCCGGAAGAAAAACTTGAGGATTTGCTTCCGGGTCACAAACTGAGCAACTCTGGTCCCAACATGTTACTTTTCTGGGATGTGCTTGCTCCTGGGAAATTGGAGATTTGGTGTGCTGAGATATCTTTACAAAGGCGCAAAGAGAAAGGAGAGATTTGGGGGAAGGTTGAGTGGTCTGAAGTAGTCACGAGTATCGATCCTCCTCATCCTCTACCTGAGCATCAGCATCACTGTAAAATTTTGCATGCTCTAACCCTCAATCTCTGA
- the LOC125585725 gene encoding loganic acid O-methyltransferase-like, which translates to MGQVEIVLNSLPMSGGDGPDSYSKNSHLQRRSASLLRETIDKLIMEKIDARTLISCTNTFHIADLGCATGPNTFFLVEDIIKSVDTSLQSNSTKPDFLVFFNDLPSNDFNTLFTSLPPDRSYFAVGVPGSFYSRILPQSSVHIVLTVGATHWLSSVPKEVLDKSSKAWNKGKVHYSNASEEVVKAYEEQFGRDMERFLEARAKEIVSGGLLVVGMCGIPLGMPFSNLADSIMYNSMADVLIQMQSQGLISEEQVDTFNVPIYSASPEEVAVLVEKNGCFTVEFMELMDPTAWLKRPMDVEDVRQWIVCIKATMGSLFINHFGDHLLDDIFDRLTTKLVGLTEKVESSYREKVMLFFALKRK; encoded by the exons ATGGGGCAAGTAGAGATTGTTCTTAATTCACTTCCTATGAGTGGAGGAGATGGCCCTGACAGCTACTCTAAGAATTCCCATCTGCAG AGAAGATCAGCGAGTTTGTTGAGAGAGACAATAGACAAACTGATAATGGAAAAAATTGATGCAAGAACCCTAATCTCATGCACCAACACGTTCCACATAGCCGATCTTGGTTGTGCAACTGGACCAAACACATTCTTTCTCGTAGAAGACATCATCAAATCCGTTGACACCAGCTTACAATCAAACTCCACAAAACCAGACTTCCTCGTCTTCTTTAACGACCTCCCAAGTAACGACTTCAACACTCTCTTCACCTCTCTTCCTCCAGACCGGAGTTACTTTGCGGTCGGTGTCCCCGGTTCGTTCTATAGCCGTATTCTTCCTCAATCCTCCGTTCATATTGTACTGACGGTGGGGGCCACACACTGGCTTTCAAGTGTTCCTAAGGAGGTCTTGGACAAAAGCTCCAAGGCGTGGAATAAAGGAAAGGTTCACTACTCAAATGCTTCGGAGGAAGTGGTCAAGGCTTATGAAGAGCAGTTTGGTCGGGACATGGAAAGGTTTCTAGAAGCTAGGGCTAAAGAAATCGTGAGTGGAGGTCTTTTGGTTGTTGGAATGTGTGGAATTCCTCTAGGAATGCCTTTCTCCAATCTTGCCGACAGTATCATGTATAATTCCATGGCTGATGTTCTCATTCAAATGCAATCCCAG GGTTTAATCAGCGAAGAGCAAGTGGATACGTTCAACGTACCGATCTACTCGGCGTCGCCTGAGGAGGTAGCAGTCTTGGTAGAGAAAAATGGCTGCTTCACTGTCGAATTTATGGAGCTGATGGACCCCACGGCCTGGCTAAAACGGCCAATGGACGTGGAGGATGTGAGGCAATGGATTGTTTGCATAAAGGCCACAATGGGATCTCTCTTCATCAATCATTTCGGTGACCATCTCCTCGATGACATCTTCGACCGTCTCACCACCAAGCTCGTCGGACTCACCGAGAAGGTTGAATCTAGTTACCGTGAGAAAGTCATGTTATTCTTTGCgttgaaaagaaaatga
- the LOC106392350 gene encoding E3 ubiquitin protein ligase RIE1-like: MSSSSPTMSDSTSPLLRSRQSPRRRQPLLASLIGRASGRRGASMVVRETAAQELEDRRADWGYSKPVVALDMLWNTSFVVVAVVMLLISKEEEPNVPVRLWICGYAVQCLAHVVLVWLEFRKRSMRGGDLEAGEGSGRDSDDEGGDERILSAKTCESMNTIGSFVWWIVGFYWLVSGGEILLENASHLYWLTFVFLSFDVFFAVFCVVLACLIGIALCCCLPCIIALLYAVAGQDGASEADLSILPKYKFEMMNDGEKQSDGGGKMIPMEAGTEYSGNERVLLAEDADCCICLSSYEDGIELVTLPCNHHFHSTCIVKWLKMNATCPLCKFNIVKGNEQD, translated from the exons ATGTCTTCCTCTTCACCAACCATGTCCGATTCCACCTCACCTCTTCTCCGCTCCCGCCAATCCCCCCGGCGCCGCCAGCCCTTACTCGCGTCGCTCATAGGCCGAGCTTCGGGTCGGCGAGGAGCTTCGATGGTTGTGAGAGAGACGGCTGCACAGGAGCTCGAAGACAGACGAGCCGATTGGGGCTACTCCAAACCCGTCGTGGCTCTCGATATGCTCTGGAACACTTCCTTTGTAGTTGTCGCGGTGGTGATGCTTTTGATCTCAAAGGAGGAGGAGCCTAACGTCCCGGTTAGGCTTTGGATCTGTGGCTACGCGGTTCAGTGTCTTGCGCATGTGGTGCTTGTGTGGTTGGAGTTTAGGAAGAGGAGCATGCGCGGTGGGGATTTGGAAGCTGGTGAAGGTTCTGGTCGTGATAGTGATGATGAAGGTGGTGATGAGAGGATCCTCAG CGCTAAGACTTGCGAATCAATGAACACCATTGGGTCATTTGTATGGTGGATTGTTGGCTTCTACTGGCTTGTATCTGGTGGTGAAATCCTTCTGGAGAATGCTTCGCATTTGTACTG GTTGACTTTTGTTTTCCTGTCATTTGATGTGTTCTTCGCCGTCTTTTGCGTTGTGCTGGCATGTCTTATCGGAATCGCCTTATGTTGCTGCCTCCCTTGTATTATTGCTCTTCTTTATGCTGTTGCCGGGCAG GACGGTGCATCAGAAGCAGATCTTAGCATCCTTCCCAAGTACAAGTTTGAGATGATGAACGATGGAGAAAAGCAAAGTGACGGTGGAGGGAAAATGATACCCATGGAGGCAGGCACTGAGTATTCAGGAAACGAACGAGTCCTTTTGGCGGAAGATGCT gACTGTTGTATATGTCTGAGTTCATATGAAGATGGAATAGAGCTAGTGACACTTCCTTGTAACCACCACTTTCATTCGACGTGTATTGTGAAATGGCTGAAAATGAATGCGACATGTCCATTGTGTAAGTTCAATATTGTCAAAGGCAATGAACAAGACTGA
- the LOC106419675 gene encoding annexin D5 gives MATMKIPMTVPSPRVDAEQLFKAFKGRGCDASVIINILAHRNAMQRALIEQEYETKFSDDLRKRLQSELHGHLKKALLLWMPEAVERDASILKQALRGAVTDHKAVAEIICTRSGSQLRQIKQVYLNTFGVRVEQDVESEASGNHKRVLLAYLNTTRYEGPEIDDKIVENDARVLKKAVARKHKSDDQTLIQIFTDRSRTHLVALRSTYRSMFGKELGKAIRDETRGNFEHVLLTILQCAENSSFYFAKALRKSVKGLGTDDTALIRMVVTRAEVDMHYIVSEYRKRYKKTLYNAVQSDTSGHYKTFLLSLLGPNV, from the exons ATGGCAACAATGAAAATACCAATGACGGTACCTTCTCCTCGAGTCGATGCCGAGCAGCTCTTTAAGGCCTTCAAAG GAAGAGGTTGCGATGCTTCGGTAATAATCAACATCTTAGCTCACCGCAATGCAATGCAACGAGCTCTCATCGAACAAGAATACGAAACAAAGTTCTCAGACGACCTTCGCAAACGTCTCCAATCCGAGCTTCACGGTCATCTCAAG AAAGCCCTTCTTCTGTGGATGCCTGAAGCAGTAGAGCGAGACGCTTCAATACTGAAACAAGCACTGAGAGGAGCCGTGACTGATCACAAAGCGGTCGCTGAGATTATATGTACACGCTCTGGCTCTCAGCTTCGTCAGATCAAACAGGTTTACTTAAACACTTTTGGTGTCAGGGTCGAACAAGACGTTGAATCTGAAGCTTCTGGAAATCACAAAAGA GTTTTGCTCGCTTATTTGAACACTACACGGTATGAAGGACCAGAGATCGATGACAAGATCGTAGAGAATGACGCTAGGGTTCTCAAGAAGGCGGTTGCGAGGAAGCACAAGTCTGATGACCAGACACTGATTCAGATTTTCACAGACCGAAGCAGGACTCACCTGGTCGCTCTTAGATCTACCTACCGTTCGATGTTCGGCAAAGAACTTGGAAAG GCCATTAGGGATGAGACACGTGGGAACTTCGAGCATGTCCTTCTGACGATCTTACAGTGTGCTGAAAACTCTTCTTTCTATTTCGCAAAG GCGCTGAGAAAATCGGTGAAAGGGTTAGGAACAGATGACACGGCGTTGATTAGAATGGTGGTGACAAGAGCAGAGGTTGATATGCATTACATTGTTTCAGAGTATCGCAAGAGATACAAGAAGACTTTGTACAATGCTGTTCAGTCTGATACAAGTGGTCACTACAAAACTTTTCTCCTCTCTCTTCTTGGCCCCAACGTTTGA